The genomic window AATTTTCCCACCATTCATGGGTTTGGTATTTTTCACAATGAACATGTCCGAATTACGAATTCGACGGATCACGCGTTCCGTGTTGCTCCCGATCAAAGAATCCTTCACCGCACCAACTCCCAAGGCTCCCATAATGGTCAAGTCATACCCATTTTTTGTGATATCTTCCGCGATTGCTTTCCAGTTTCGCCCCTCAAGTGAACGTCGCTCCAAAGGAATGTTTGCTTCCGCACATTTCTGGTCGACAAAATCCAAATACGAATCTGTAATGATTTGCAAGCCTCGGGTGATAAGGGAATCATGGATCTGGCGTTGGCGATCTAACTCTTTTTCATCGTGATATTCCTCGGGAAGACCTGCCTCCATTTGTTTAAACCGCTTATCATGCATCTTGGCCGCATATACATGGCTTCCCACAATTTTCGATCCGAAAATTTTCGCAAACTGCACTCCCAGTTCCACAGCCATATTCGAATGGTCTGAATTATCAACCGGGACATATATTGTTTTGTACATCAACAAGCCTCCTTACAGATTTCCGCCAAAAAAAAGCGGCACCAGGCCCTCGTCTCAATCGCCGGGAAATTTTTATAAACAGATGTTTTTTCACATGAAATAAGAGCGGATCTTACCACTGGGAATTCTAGGTACGCAACCCAACGACCATTTCCACCTTGACCCGAGTGAAATATAAAAAATCCCATATTTATCAAATGCATTGAATGCCTCATGTTAGCATTTTCCCTATCCGCTACAAATTCATGGTAAGCAAGTCAAAGCACTCACCATTTAATGGTAGATAGCCCTTAGATTACAGGACAAGTCGTTGGGGCTTACCTAGTGTTATGTAACTAACGCTTCTTTACAATGCTTGATCTTGGCAAGGATCGTGTCTGCATCCTTATGCCAGGTGAAAATTTTGGGGTTCTCATTATGATGGCGCAGAAAGTCTTCAATGGCGGCAATGAGGTCTGGCACGCTTTTGAACACCCCGCGTCGAAGCCGGCGTTGCGTCAGCTCTCGAAACCACCGCTCAACCATATTCAGCCACGACGCGCTCGTGGGAGTGAAATGGAAGTGCACGCGCGGATGTCGCTTGAGCCAGCGTTGCACAGCTGGACTTTTATGGGTGCTGTAATTGTCCACGATGAGATGCAGATCCAGCGCAGGAGGCGTGGCATGGTCGATGGTCTTCAGAAACCTGATAAACTCTTGACTCCGGTGGCGGGGTAAACACTCCCCGATGACCGTGCCATCAAGCATATTGAGGGCGGCAAAAAGGGTCGTCGTCCCATGTCGTTTATAATCATGCGTCATCGTGCCGCAGCGTCCCCGTTTCATAGGCAAGCCCGGCTGCGTACGATCCAGGGCTTGGATTTGACTTTTTTCATCCACGGACAGCACCAGGGCCCGTTCGGGTGGCTTCAGATATAACCCAACAATATCCCGAATCTTTTCGACAAACCGGTCGTCTGTGGAGATTTTGAACGTCTCCACCCGATGGGGCTGCAGGCCATGGTGTTTCCAGATGCGTTGGATCGCGACATGCGACAGCCCGGTTTGCTTCGCCAACGTGCGCGTACTCCAATGGGTCGCTCCTTTCGGTTGACGATGCAAGGTGAGCTCGATCACTTCGCGCACAGTTTCCTCCGAAATCTTCGGTTTGCGTCCGGGCCGTTGCCAATCTTTCAGGAGTCCCGGATAACCAAACCGCTCAAATCGCGTGCGCCACAATAACACGGTGGGGCGAGTCGTCTGCATCTCTTTGGCAATCCGGTTGTTCGACAGTCCACGGGCGGCAAGTAAAACGATCTTCGCTCGCAACGCCACCTTCTGCGGGGTTTTTCCTGCCCGGACAAGATCTTCCAAACGCTTCTTTTGCTTAGCGTCACACGGGAGGGCTGTCGCGGCGGTAAACATGCCGCAACAGTACCATGCTTCCCTGTCAGTTGTATAGCCATATATGTAACACTACACTAGCTCTCACTAAACGCTCCCCTACTTAACTCGGTTAAGAAAAAGCGCCGCAGAACTTAAATAATCCGACAAAATAGCCTCGCATTGCCAAAGATGCCAACCAATGCCACCATCTAATCCTCCCTGCGGAGTTGCCGACGGCCTGGGCTCCAGGCAGTTAATCGAATGGGGGAAGCCATTCATTAGTCCATCTCACTTTTTTAATTATCTTGATGAGAACTTTGCGTTAGGGGAATTTTATGTTTTACTAACCTTTAGCCGAAACCATAGAACGAAAACAGGAAAATCTTAAGTTTTTTGGTTATGGCTAATACAAAAATTGCGGAGAGAGGTTTCATTGCGCTAAATTAAATGTTTTGTGCTTTGCTTTATTCACCAACTGAGACCATGCCTCAGGGCATGTGGGCTCAAGCAATTGGTTAGGGGGAACTCTTGATGAGACAAACCAATTTTCTCTTTACCTCGGAATCGGTTACGGAAGGGCATCCGGATAAGATTGCCGATCAAATTTCCGACGGTATACTTGACGCAATCATTGCAAAAGACAAGAACTGCAGAGTGGCCTGTGAAACCATTCTGACTACGGGAATCGCCTTTGTGGCCGGAGAAATATCCACCAGGGCGTATGTAGAAATTCCTGAAATTATTCGTGAGACGATTCGTGAGGTGGGATATACCGATGCGACATGGGGATTCGATTACAGTACCTGCTCCGTGTTAACGGCCATTCATAACCAATCGGGCGACATTGCCATGGGTGTGGATTCAGGTGGCGCTGGCGATCAAGGGTTAATGTTCGGGTATGCCTCGAATGAGACCCCTGAACTCATGCCCATGCCCATTATCCTTGCGCACCGTTTAACCAGAAGACTGGCAGAAGTTCGAAAAAAGAATATTCTCCCCTGGGTTCGACCTGACGGAAAGTCACAGGTGACGGTTGAATATAAAAATGGGAAACCCGTTCGCATTGACACCATCGTCCTTTCTACGCAACACAGCGATGCGGTCACCTCAAAGAAAATCGAAAAAGATGTGATGGAAAAAGTAATTATTCCCGTCATGCCTAAAAAATTTTTCAATCAAAAAAATATCAAATTTCACATTAATCCCACCGGACGATTTGTCACTGGTGGCCCCATGGGGGACACCGGACTGACTGGACGAAAAATCATCGTAGACACTTATGGCGGAGTTGGCAGTCACGGAGGAGGAGCTTTTTCCGGAAAAGACCCCAGCAAGGTAGACCGATCCGCCTCATACATGGCCAGATATATTGCTAAAAATGTCGTTGCAGCCCAATTGGCGGAAAAATGTGAAGTGCAGTTGGCCTATGCCATCGGAGTTGCAGAACCAGTTTCTGTTTTGGTTGATACAAAGGGGACAGAAAAAGCGTCCGTTGAACAGATTGAAAAGCTCATCATCAAGCACTTTCCGTTGACTCCAAGAGGCATCATCGAGCATCTCAAGTTGCGCCGCCCAATTTACAAAAGAACTGCAGCATACGGACATTTTGGTCGAAACGAACCAGGATTCACCTGGGAAAAAACCGACATCGCCAATTTACTCCGAAAAGGTGCAGGCCTTTAATTTTTAAGCGCCCAGGCCTTTTGAGTAAGGGGGCTTTCAAGGCTCCCTTCTTATGCCCAGTATCTTCAATCACTCATCCTGAGAAGGGGAAGAAACTTCTATGAGCACTGCAACGATGACTAAAGCCGCCTCAACTGACTATAAAGTTGCGGATATCCGTCTAGCCGATTGGGGACGAAAAGAATTACGTATTGCCGAAACAGAAATGCCGGCATTGATGGCCCTTCGAGAGAAATATCACGCCTCCCAACCATTAAAAGGGGCCAAAATTCTTGGCTGCATTCACATGACTATTCAGACCGGGGTGTTAATTGAAACGCTCATCGAACTGGGAGCTGAAGTTCGCTGGTCTTCCTGTAATATCTTTTCAACACAGGATCATGCTGCGGCTGCCATCGCCGCAAAGGGAATTCCTGTATTTGCCTGGAAGGGTGAAACAGAACAAGAATATGAGTGGTGCCTAGAACAAACCATTTTAAAAGATGGCCAACCGTGGGATGCCAACATGGTTCTGGATGACGGTGGGGACTTGACAATGATGCTCCACCAAAAATACCCCGCCATGTTAAACCAAATTCATGGAATTACTGAAGAAACAACCACCGGGGTTCATCGCCTGCAGGAAATGCTAAAAAAGGGCACGCTAAAGGTTCCAGCCATTAATGTGAATGATTCAATCACCAAGTCAAAAAATGATAATAAGTATGGTTGCCGACACAGCTTAAATGACGCGATTAAACGCGCGACTGATCACCTCCTGTCAGGAAAAAAGGCCCTCGTGATTGGATACGGCGACGTTGGGAAGGGCTCGGCTCAATCACTCCGACAGGAAGGCATGATTGTCAAAATTTCAGAGATTGATCCCATCTGTGCCATGCAAGCCTGCATGGATGGGTATGAAGTGGTCTCTCCTTATAAAGGTGGGATCAATACAGGCAAAGTCGAAGACACCAACTCCGACCTTCTCCAGAACACGGATATTGTCGTCACAGCTACCGGCAACTTGAATGTCTGCGATTCAGCCATCCTGCGATCCTTAAAATCCGGGGCGGTCGTTTGCAATATCGGTCACTTCGACAATGAAATCGATACTGCCTTCATGCGAAAGAACTGGAAATGGGAAGAAGTAAAACCTCAGGTACATACGGTTTATCGTGACAAAGCCAGCAATGATCACCTCATTTTGCTGTCCGAAGGGCGCTTGGTGAATTTGGGAAATGGGACCGGGCATCCATCCCGAGTCATGGATGGTTCATTCGCCAATCAAGTTCTCGCTCAAATTTACCTCTACGAGCGGAAATTCGCCGACCAGAAAGATGGACCAATTACAGTGCAGGTGTTACCGAAGCATCTCGACGAAGAGGTGGCAGCCCATATGGTCAGAGGTTTTGGAGGGGTTATCACTAAACTCACTCAAACACAGGCTGATTATATTCACGTACCAATCAACGGACCGTTTAAAGAGGACAGCTACAAGTACTAACATTTACCTTATGGTAGTTTTGATATTTTTCCCCAGTGACCTCTTCACAGGGAACATAACAAATGATGATAATGTTTCTACAAAATTGATTGCGAATTCAAAAATAACCACAGACATTAGTATTGAGGGGGCCTTGGCTTGACAGGGCCCCCTAGCTTTTTTCAAACAATCTGGTATCCTGTCCATATGAATGGTATCAAGATTGATTGCTGCTATAGTATTGCCTCTTCCCAACTAAATTGGTACATTAATCTCTCAAACCACTCTTTTACACGGGAAAATCAAGTCCCGTGTTAGTCGGTTTCAACAACCCACTTTCGTATATGTAAAAGAGATTTCAATCCTAAGGTTTAATTTCACTAACAAATCTATCACCGTTGAATTTCCCATCCAGGCATGGGGAACATGTTCTTAGGTGACTAGAGATATAAGAGGACTTAGACAGCTATGTCACGAACGTTAGACCCCTCCTTAGCCGGAACTCCACAACGAGACTACCCCACAATGATTCTGTTTGGGATAATTGTCTTGACCACAATCGTCGGGCTCCCATTGTATGCCTACTTTTACGATTTCTCCTGGGTGGACTGGACCATGTTTGTCATGCTTTACCTCTTTACAGGATTAGGCATTACTGTAGGCTATCACCGGTTAATTACCCATAGGAGCTTTAAGTGCCCAAACTGGATCAAAGCCATTTTCTTAATCGCAGGCGGTATGGCGTTAGAAAACTCAGCACTACGATGGGCCAGCGACCATATTAGACACCATGCCCGGTGCGACCAGAAAGAAGATCCCTATAACGCCACCCTGGGTTTTTGGCACAGTCATTGTGGCTGGATTTTCTGGAAAGATCCCAATCGTGATCCAAAATATGCCACCCGGCTTTTGCAGGATCCTCTGATTTTGTGGCAAGACAAATATTACCTTCCCATTCTTTTATCTGGACTGGTGCTCCCATTCGTCGTGGGGCTTTTGTACAATGGGTGGATTGGGGGTGTCGGGTGCTTCCTCCTGGCTGGGCTTGCACGTACCTTCTTTGTCCTAAATTCAACATTCTTCATTAATTCCATTTGCCATATCTGGGGTGATCAACCCCATGGAACATCTGATTCTAGCCGAGATAGTTGGTGGATATCATTACTCACATTTGGAGAGGGATATCACAACTATCATCACATGTATCAAAGTGACTATCGAAATGGTGTTCGCTGGTATAATTTTGATCCATCCAAATGGCTTATATGGACGTTGAGCAAATTAGGCTTAGCCTATGATCTTCGTCGCCAGGCTCCTAACCAGCCGTAACGACATTTAGCATTTAGAGGCTCCTCCGGCCTGGATTGGACTCTCGGACGGAGCCTCCTCTCCTGTTTTTTTATTATCCGGCCAATCTCTCACACATCTCATTATTGCGCACCTAAGAAGTCGTGTGATAAATTCGCCTGCATTCACGCGGGTTTTTGACAATATGATTACAAGTGAACTTCAACAAAATACGGGTAGATTTCTGATGAATACCTATACCCGCCTACCCATTTCCCTTGTTCGAGGAAATGGATGTCTGGTGTATGATGCAGAAGGACGGGAATATCTCGATTGTCTCGCGGGGATTGCCGTCAATATCCTAGGTCATGCCCAACCGGATCTTGTGGAGACCATCACACGACAAGCCCGGCAACTCATTCATACCTCCAACCTGTTTTATACCGAACCCCAAACCAGCCTAGCCCAAAAGCTGGTGGAACTGTCCTTTGCGGACAAAGTGTTCTTTTGTAATAGCGGGACAGAGGCTAACGAGGCCGCTATAAAATTAGCCAGGAGGTATGCACACAACACCTTTGGTCCCGAACGGTTTGAAATTTTGACCATGGTGAATTCCTTTCATGGACGAACCTTGGCAAGTCTCACTGCAACCGGCCAGCCAAAATTACAAGAAGGGTTCGGACCGCTTGTGCCTGGTTTTCGATACGCTCCATTCAATGATCTGGATGCCTTGAAAGCCAATATCACTCCCCAGACAGCAGCTGTGCTGTTAGAACCCATTCAGGCTGAAGGTGGGATAATGGTTCCCCATCCTTCCTATTTGAAGGGACTTCGAGAATTCTGCACAGAGAACCATATCCTTCTGATTTTCGATGAAGTCCAAACCGGAATGGGTCGAACGGGGACGTTGTTTGCTTATGAGCAGTTCGGAATTCAACCCGACATTATGACATTGGCTAAAGGCTTGGGGGGCGGCCTCCCCATTGGGGCCTGCCTAGCTACCGACAACGTCGCAGCGGCATTTGAACCAGGCACGCACGCCTCCACGTTCGGAGGCAACCCCTTAGCCTGCGCGGTAGCCTTAAAAGTCATAGAACTCCTCATTGAAGGCGGAAAACTTGAACATGGGCTGGTTGCGGGTCGCTATTTAGCCAAAGGACTCAGCTCCCTGCAAGAGCAATTCTCCTGCATTCATGAGGCCCGCGGCATTGGCCTCCTCCAGGGCTTAGAATTAACCATTGACGGAAAACCTCTCGTCCTGGAATGCCTTGACCGACGTGTCCTAATTAACTGCACTATGGGAAAGGTCCTCAGATTTGTGCCTCCCTTAATCATCAGTAACGCACAAATTGATCGGCTTCTGTCCGTCCTCTCTGACGTTCTTTCCAAGCATCGTTAAATCATGTCGTCACCAAGGCAGTCTTCTCGTACCGGAAAATCCACTTCTTCCGCACAGCGCAAGAAGAGGACGGACCTTCCCAAAGACTTGCTGACGGTGGCCGATATTCCCAGGAATACGATTCACCATTTGATTGCTCTTGCTCAAAAGATGAAGGCTGCCAGAACACAAGGGCGCACCACCTTTCCGTTAAAGGGCAAAACGTTAGGGCTTATTTTTGAAAAGCCCTCTACGCGGACCAGGGTTTCCTTCGAAGCCGGAATGAATCAACTTGGTGGACAAGCCATTTTTCTGGCGTCCGAAAAAATCCAATTGAGCCGTGGAGAAAGTTTAGCCGATACAGCAAAAGTCCTGACGCGCTACTTAGATGGACTCGTTGTAAGGACATTCAACCAAACCTCCCTGGAAGAATGGGCCCGACATACCTCGATTCCTGTCATCAATGGATTAACGGACGATTGTCACCCCTGCCAGGCCTTAGCTGATCTTTTGACCATTGTCGAACATAGGGTCCACGCGAAAGGCTTAAAGCTGGCATATATTGGAGATGGAAACAATATCACCCACTCCCTTATCGAAATCGGGGCCAAAGTGGGTATGCACGTGACCGTAGGATGCCCACAAGGCTATGAACCTGATCCCCATATTGTTGAGGCGGCGCAAAAAGAAGGCCAACAAACAGGTGCCAGAATTGAAATCACCCATGATCCTAACATCGCTGCAACGGACGCTGATGTGATTTATACAGATGTGTGGATCAGCATGGGGCAGGAACACCAGCAGGAACCACGCATGGAAGCTCTGGCGCCTTATCAGGTCAACGGGAGACTCATGCAACAGGCAAAACCGGATGCCCTCCTCATGCATTGCCTGCCGGCCCATCGTGGTGAGGAAATAACCGAAGACGTCCTGGACGGCCCACAATCAGTCGTGTTGGATCAAGCCGAAAACCGTCTACACATCCAAAAAGCTATTTTGCTTCAATGGTTAGGAAGATCGCCTTTATGAAGAAACGCACCGGCGCACCCTCCCTCAAAACCCTATCCCATTCTTCAGCATCTCCTCAAACAAAGCTGCCACAAACACCCGGAGATTCAAAACTCTGGGGAGGGCGATTTCAAGGTCAAACACATCAACTCGTTGAAACGTTCACCGCCTCGATCAACGTTGATCGCCGCCTGTATGAATACGACATTGAAGGTAGCATCGCCCACTGCAAAACGTTACAACGGGCTAAGGTCTTGCCGCAGCGAGAATGCCAAAGCATTATACGAGGACTCCTGACCATTCGGGAGGACATTCGCGCCGGCCGCCATCAATGGAAGACCGAAGATGAAGACGTGCACATGAGCATTGAACGGCGCCTGACCGAGCTGATTGGGCCAGTTGGCGGTAAACTCCACACCGGCCGAAGTCGAAATGACCAAGTCACCCTTGATCTTCGACTCTACCTCAGAGATACCATCCAACACCTGAGCAATGATCTTCGTGTACTTCAACAGTCGCTCGTGACCCTCGCCGAGCGATATATGGGAGTAATAATGCCGGGCTATACACATTTACAGAGGGCCCAGCCGGTTCTCTTTTCGCATCATGCCTTAGCCTATGTGGAAATGGTTGAGCGGGACAAAGGGCGTCTCCATGATGCCCTGGTTCGAATTAACGTCATGCCGTTAGGTTCCGGTGCGTTAGCTGGAAACAATTACCCGATCGACCGACACTATACCGCTTCCTTATTACATTTCCCTTGCGTGACCCAGAATAGCCTGGATGCCGTGTCTGACCGAGATTACGTCATTGAGGTGCTTAGCGCTTGCGCCATCGTGATGATGCACCTCTCCCGTTTAAGTGAAGAACTTATTTTATGGTCATCACAAGAATTTCACTTCACAGATCTTCCCGACGGATTTTGTACAGGCAGCAGCATGATGCCGCAGAAAAAAAATCCAGACGTCCCTGAACTGATCCGGGGGAAAACCGGTCGGGTCTATGGACACTTGCTCAGCCTCCTGACCACTTTAAAAGGATTGCCTCTCAGCTACAATCGGGACCTTCAGGAAGACAAAGAACCGTTGTTCGACACATTGGATACCGTGACGATATCAGTTAATATTTATGCGGAACTCCTGAATCAACTAACGATACAACCTGAGCCTATGAAAGAAGCGGTGTCTCAGGGTTTTCTGCTTGCCACGGAGTTGGCGGACTACTTGGTTAAAAAGGGGATGCCTTTCCGTGAATCCCACCATGTGGTGGGAAGTCTGGTACGAGAGTGCTTAGCGAAAGGGAAGGATTTGGGGCAACTCACCCAACAGGATTTACAAAACGCCTCCTCGTCTTTTGATCCCAAAGCATTTCAAGTTTTAACTCCCGAAGCAGCGATTAACAGTAAAAACATTATAGGTGGTACTGCTAAAGCCCAAGTCACAAAACAGATCAAGGGTTGGAAAAAATCACTACAGGCCGAGATGAAACGTTCGATAAAAAATCAGTGAAAGGCATGAGGCAAATCCTAAATATGGCTAACAGGTATTTCCTCATTTTTTGCATTCTGGCGATCCACTTCTCCTCAGGTTGCGGAGCAGTGGGCCCTCCCATCCCCCCAGAAAAAGTTGGCATTGAAGCCAAGAGACTCAAGCAACAGCAAGATCAGGCCAAAAAAGAGGGAGCCTTTGACCAGGACCCCCTGAATGTACCACTGGAAGAGGCAGTGGAATTACCCACCGTGTATCCTATCGATACCCGATAATACACAGGGATTTGTCCAGGGAGAACCTCACGAGGTACAATGAGGTCCTCCGCAGTCTCTCCAACTGTTTGTGGAGGATAAAAGAATGGATACTTCTCTCACTCACGGTGAAATTCGTCCCAAACTTCTATTGCTTGATCCTTATCCGCGAAATAATCCCTACCGCATGACGGCAAGCGAGCGCCGGTCGATCTGGTTTCCGAAGCTCAGCCTGCCAGCGATTGCCGCTTATACTCCAACAACATGGGATGTTGAAATCCTGGACGAAGCCGTTAGGGATATCGATTTTGAGACTCCCTGTGATGTGGTTGGAATATCCATTATGACCTGTTATGCCCCCAGAGCCTATGAAATTGCAGATGAATTTCGTCGACGGCGGAAACCGGTCATTCTTGGAGGAGTGCATCCCACCTATTGCCCTGATGAAGCTCTGCGCCATTGCGATGCCATTGTCTGCGGGGAAGCCGAAGACCTTTGGCCTCAAGTCATCAACGACATCGAGGCCGGGTCCTTGAAACGAATCTATCGCATGGACCAATTTCCAACCTTAAGTCATTACAAACCCCCACGCATTGAATTACTCAGCCCGGATTCTTATATGACCAGGCTTTGCACTTTCACGACGCGAGGTTGTCATTTTGATTGTGAGTTTTGCAGCGTTTCGCCATTTAATGGCAAAACCACTCGACGCCGACCCGTTCCCGAAGTCATTGAGGAGCTGAAACGAGCCAAAGAGTGGCTGCGCTCGGACATTATTGAACGAATGACCCGTGGGTCACTTTTCCACGCCTTAACAACCTCCCTGAAAATTTGGGTGGGGCTGGAAGAAGGTTCGATTGTTGCTTTTGTAGATGACCTGCATAACAGTCATCGCGCCTACTGCCGTGAGTTATGGCAGGCCCTGAAATCTCTCAACATTAAATGGGGCTGCCAGTCCACCCTCTTTCTTGGGGATGATCCTGAAATGGTACGATTGGCTGCCGATAGCGGTTGCGTATCGGTTTTTGTCGGGATGGAATCCTTGTCGGATGATTCGCTCGATGAAACCAACAAAGGATTTAACCAGGTGCGGAAATTTGAAAACCAAATTAAAATGTTTCATGACCATGGTATCATGGTGAACCCTGGGCTTGTTTTTGGATTTGATAATGACGACGAATCGGTATTCGAGACTGCCGTAGACTTTTTGACGCGCAACAAAGTTGAATTGGCCTACTTTAATGTGTTGACCCCACTTCCAGGGACGGCTTTATACGAACGCTTTAAGCTGGAGGGACGGATCATTGATCAGGACTGGTCGAAGTATGACGGGAAGCATGTGGTATACACACCCAAACGCATGTCAGCCGAGCAATTACAGGAAGGGTTTTTCTGGGCCAACCGCCAGTTTTATTCCTGGCCCTGCATCTGGAATCGCATGGGGCATAAGAGCGAACGACTGATTCCACGCCTGGAAATGAATTGGGAATTTCGAAAATTAATATACCGCACCACACCCAAAGGCGCTTTATCCCCCCTGGCTAAAGTCTTAAAAAATCTGCAAACCAAACTCCCGACCCGTGAAACGCAGCAACTCGTTCCTAACGCTCTTCACCCTCAACCATCTCCTGATTCCAAAACCCAGGAGCTCTGCTTGAAAATGAGAGCTCGTCGTCACGATGCCTTTGCGGCCCTGTTTATTGATCTGGAGGGAACATTAGACCACCTGAATGCCAAAGAACTCTTGAAAAGGATTACACAAGCAGGACGTGAGGCCAAAATGGATATCGTGGTCAACTTTGAGCATATAAAACATGCGACCCCGAAAGCTATTTACACCTTATTTGATGGGGAAATTCTCCGAGCCATCACTCCCCACACAAAATTACGCTATCGAAACTTAAAAGAAGCCTTTCAATCCATTGTTTCCGAAATCGCTCTTGAAAATTTGGACCTGTTTGATGAGGATATCCAGCATGCATGATTTTCACTACCAGGGGGACGAATTATTCTGTGAGGAGGTCCCCATTCGCCAAATTACCGCACAGGTGGGGACTCCCTGCTACATTTA from Nitrospiraceae bacterium includes these protein-coding regions:
- a CDS encoding B12-binding domain-containing radical SAM protein; this encodes MDTSLTHGEIRPKLLLLDPYPRNNPYRMTASERRSIWFPKLSLPAIAAYTPTTWDVEILDEAVRDIDFETPCDVVGISIMTCYAPRAYEIADEFRRRRKPVILGGVHPTYCPDEALRHCDAIVCGEAEDLWPQVINDIEAGSLKRIYRMDQFPTLSHYKPPRIELLSPDSYMTRLCTFTTRGCHFDCEFCSVSPFNGKTTRRRPVPEVIEELKRAKEWLRSDIIERMTRGSLFHALTTSLKIWVGLEEGSIVAFVDDLHNSHRAYCRELWQALKSLNIKWGCQSTLFLGDDPEMVRLAADSGCVSVFVGMESLSDDSLDETNKGFNQVRKFENQIKMFHDHGIMVNPGLVFGFDNDDESVFETAVDFLTRNKVELAYFNVLTPLPGTALYERFKLEGRIIDQDWSKYDGKHVVYTPKRMSAEQLQEGFFWANRQFYSWPCIWNRMGHKSERLIPRLEMNWEFRKLIYRTTPKGALSPLAKVLKNLQTKLPTRETQQLVPNALHPQPSPDSKTQELCLKMRARRHDAFAALFIDLEGTLDHLNAKELLKRITQAGREAKMDIVVNFEHIKHATPKAIYTLFDGEILRAITPHTKLRYRNLKEAFQSIVSEIALENLDLFDEDIQHA